One Paracoccus methylovorus genomic region harbors:
- a CDS encoding LysR substrate-binding domain-containing protein, translating to MSLRNLRIFAHAADLQNLRRTAEVLSMSQPAVTQAITRLEEELDCQLFDRNSAGSLMRPEGRVLARRTELMFQQIEAALGEFGVPVRRADTATYQITRSQIRALTEIARSISFADAARKAGLSTVALHRAARDLERNLGKQVFVAGQSGFVATRNAEQLARRLAVALREIDWAVDEIAQVRGHRGGTLRLGAMPLAGGFLLGRALDEIMRHYPAMHAVVHTADARELTTRLRRGDLDIVVGMNRPQLETDDVVQEPMVFSPFVVIARRDHPLTRKTEVSLDDLSEFDWIAPTFGSTRRGVFNSLFARMSKPPIPKVETNSLTTIRTLMSVSDRLTMITRFEFEFEHGVADFQILPFEQITEGNAIGVIQRRNWQPTALHLKFLDILRQQTT from the coding sequence GTGAGCCTGCGTAACTTGCGTATCTTCGCGCATGCTGCCGACCTGCAAAACCTACGCCGTACCGCCGAGGTTCTCTCCATGTCGCAGCCGGCCGTGACGCAGGCCATCACCCGGCTGGAGGAGGAGTTGGACTGCCAACTGTTCGACCGCAACTCTGCCGGCAGTCTAATGCGACCCGAAGGTCGGGTGCTGGCCCGGCGTACGGAATTGATGTTCCAGCAGATCGAGGCGGCATTGGGGGAATTCGGCGTTCCGGTCAGGCGCGCCGACACGGCAACCTACCAGATCACCCGGTCGCAGATCCGCGCCCTGACAGAAATCGCGCGCTCAATATCTTTCGCCGATGCAGCGCGCAAGGCGGGACTTTCGACCGTTGCATTGCACCGCGCTGCGCGTGATCTTGAGCGCAATCTGGGCAAGCAGGTGTTCGTCGCCGGCCAATCCGGCTTTGTCGCCACACGCAATGCCGAACAACTGGCCCGCCGACTTGCGGTGGCGCTACGCGAGATCGACTGGGCCGTGGATGAAATCGCCCAGGTTCGCGGCCATAGGGGTGGCACCTTGCGCCTTGGTGCGATGCCGCTGGCAGGAGGGTTCCTGCTGGGCCGCGCGTTGGACGAGATCATGCGGCATTATCCTGCCATGCATGCAGTCGTGCACACGGCGGATGCGCGCGAACTGACGACGCGTTTACGGCGTGGTGATCTGGATATCGTGGTGGGAATGAACCGCCCGCAGCTGGAAACCGACGATGTGGTGCAGGAACCGATGGTCTTTTCACCCTTCGTCGTGATCGCACGGCGAGACCATCCGCTGACCCGCAAGACAGAGGTGTCGCTTGACGATCTGTCCGAGTTCGACTGGATCGCACCGACTTTTGGTTCAACCCGGCGGGGAGTATTCAACAGCCTGTTCGCGCGGATGTCGAAGCCGCCGATCCCAAAGGTCGAGACCAATTCTCTGACAACGATCCGCACCCTGATGTCGGTCAGCGACCGGTTGACCATGATAACCCGTTTCGAATTCGAGTTCGAACATGGTGTAGCTGATTTTCAGATATTGCCGTTCGAGCAGATCACCGAAGGCAATGCAATCGGCGTCATTCAGCGGCGCAACTGGCAACCAACCGCATTGCATTTAAAGTTTCTGGACATCCTCCGACAGCAGACGACGTGA
- a CDS encoding porin: MNKSVIAMAALVLSTGGAVADVKISGFGRTGLFYYENGHRTGGGNSTQVSSRLRFIVNATTITDSGVKFGARFRWQWDQGDAAMSSGSPPSIYAAFDHVTVYVGNVPTAFDSANLLKASQMGIYDRSEGGDPLGDFFSFENKSYRGRVNRVGLAVEYEAGSLVARASFVNPDQTGNNEDGIGFEEELGASLDYAWDNGLSLSTAAVFNGSGYKDNDQYFVGAQFAVNDNARVGMNFINNGSITESDDLGQTLVLYGNLAWKSVSFDAYVANNDGDWSGKTTDQAYGIGVNYDLGGARLAASLQRDYSELLSIDTGVRFSF, encoded by the coding sequence ATGAATAAAAGCGTAATAGCGATGGCTGCGCTTGTGCTTTCAACGGGAGGAGCCGTTGCGGATGTGAAGATATCCGGCTTTGGCCGCACAGGTCTATTCTACTATGAGAATGGCCATCGTACTGGGGGCGGCAACAGCACGCAAGTATCTTCGCGGCTAAGATTTATTGTCAATGCGACGACAATCACGGATAGTGGTGTAAAGTTTGGGGCCCGCTTTCGTTGGCAGTGGGATCAGGGCGATGCTGCAATGTCCAGCGGTAGCCCGCCCTCTATCTACGCCGCTTTCGACCATGTTACGGTTTATGTCGGGAACGTGCCAACCGCCTTTGATTCCGCAAATTTGCTAAAGGCATCACAAATGGGGATCTATGATCGTTCTGAAGGTGGAGATCCGCTGGGAGATTTCTTCTCTTTTGAAAACAAATCCTACAGGGGCCGTGTAAATCGTGTTGGCCTTGCTGTCGAGTACGAGGCCGGGAGCCTTGTTGCGCGGGCATCCTTTGTAAATCCAGATCAAACTGGAAACAACGAAGATGGCATCGGATTTGAAGAGGAACTTGGCGCGTCACTGGACTATGCTTGGGATAACGGCTTGAGTTTATCAACCGCGGCAGTCTTTAATGGATCAGGATATAAGGACAATGATCAATATTTTGTGGGTGCTCAATTCGCAGTGAATGATAACGCTCGTGTGGGGATGAACTTCATAAACAATGGAAGTATTACCGAGTCCGATGATCTTGGACAAACATTGGTTCTATATGGAAATCTTGCTTGGAAGTCGGTAAGCTTTGATGCTTATGTTGCGAATAATGATGGCGACTGGAGCGGTAAGACGACCGATCAGGCCTACGGTATTGGCGTGAATTATGACCTGGGCGGCGCTCGTCTTGCTGCATCCTTACAGCGCGATTATAGTGAGTTGTTAAGCATCGACACAGGCGTCAGGTTTAGTTTTTAA
- a CDS encoding (R)-mandelonitrile lyase codes for MKITRSGQAPSTAGPSDWFTGTVRLDPLSSAEPPGRAQVAHVTFEPGARTAWHTHPAGQTLIVTFGRGRVQREGGPVEEIHDGDVVWFPAGEKHWHGASANTAMSHIAIQESIDGSAVTWMEKVSDADYGG; via the coding sequence ATGAAGATCACCCGCTCGGGGCAAGCGCCCTCGACTGCCGGACCATCCGATTGGTTCACCGGCACTGTCCGCCTCGACCCGCTGTCCTCGGCCGAGCCGCCCGGCCGCGCCCAAGTCGCCCATGTGACGTTTGAACCCGGCGCGCGAACGGCATGGCACACGCATCCGGCCGGACAGACCCTGATCGTGACCTTCGGCCGTGGCCGCGTCCAGCGCGAGGGCGGCCCGGTCGAAGAAATCCACGACGGCGACGTGGTCTGGTTCCCGGCCGGCGAAAAGCACTGGCATGGCGCCTCTGCAAACACCGCCATGAGCCATATCGCCATTCAGGAATCCATCGACGGATCGGCCGTCACATGGATGGAAAAGGTCTCGGACGCGGATTACGGCGGCTGA
- a CDS encoding metal-binding protein ZinT gives MQNIKLQRLGALVFALALGASGVSAHETGATAAEGHDHSHSHSHDHDAKGSISEGYFENEQVKPRELSDWAGNWQSVYPYLQDGTLDGVMAHKAEHGDKTAEEYRAYYETGYKTDTNRIVIEGDRVEFSDADSTVAGQYQSDGHEILTYEKGNRGVRYVFRKVSGDEAAPAFIQFSDHIIAPAKSGHYHLYWGDDRQVLLEEVTHWPTYYPADLTGEQVAKEMLAH, from the coding sequence ATGCAAAACATCAAACTGCAGCGGCTGGGGGCCCTAGTGTTCGCGCTGGCCCTTGGAGCAAGCGGCGTCTCGGCCCACGAAACCGGGGCCACAGCGGCTGAAGGCCATGACCATAGCCATAGCCATTCACACGATCATGATGCGAAAGGTTCCATCAGCGAGGGCTACTTCGAGAATGAGCAAGTCAAACCACGAGAGCTTAGTGATTGGGCCGGCAACTGGCAGTCGGTCTATCCTTATCTTCAGGATGGCACCTTAGACGGTGTCATGGCGCACAAGGCTGAGCACGGCGACAAGACGGCAGAGGAATATCGCGCCTATTACGAAACCGGCTACAAAACCGATACCAACCGTATCGTCATCGAGGGCGACCGGGTCGAGTTCTCTGACGCCGACAGCACAGTGGCAGGGCAATATCAGTCAGACGGCCACGAGATCCTGACGTATGAAAAGGGCAATCGTGGGGTGCGCTACGTTTTCAGGAAAGTCTCTGGCGACGAGGCGGCGCCGGCGTTCATCCAGTTCAGCGACCACATAATCGCACCCGCGAAGTCCGGACATTATCATCTTTATTGGGGCGATGATCGCCAGGTCCTTCTGGAGGAAGTGACCCATTGGCCAACCTATTATCCGGCAGATCTGACCGGAGAACAGGTCGCCAAGGAGATGCTGGCGCACTGA
- a CDS encoding NAD(P)-dependent alcohol dehydrogenase: MTILAYGASAADQPLSRMSITRRAPGPHDVQIQIVYCGICHSDLHQVRSEWAGTLYPCVPGHEIVGRIAAVGDHVGNHKVGDLVGVGCIVDSCQHCAECDEGLENYCDGMICTYNAPTADVPGHTLGGYSQQIVVHERYVLKITHPEEQLAAVAPLLCAGITTWSPLRHWGAGPGKKVGIVGIGGLGHMGVKLAHAMGAHVVAFTTSDSKRADAHALGADEVVISRNPDEMAAHAKSFDFILNTVAAPHDLDAFLSLLKRDGTMALVGAPATPHPSPNVFSLILRRRSLAGSMIGGIPETQEMLDFCAEHGITSDIEMIRADEIEAAYARMLKGDVKYRFVMDIATMAA, translated from the coding sequence ATGACCATTCTCGCCTATGGCGCCTCTGCGGCGGACCAGCCGCTGTCGCGGATGTCGATCACGCGGCGCGCACCTGGCCCGCATGACGTGCAGATCCAGATTGTCTATTGCGGCATTTGCCATTCGGACCTGCATCAGGTGCGCAGCGAATGGGCCGGCACGCTTTACCCTTGCGTGCCCGGGCACGAGATCGTGGGCCGTATCGCCGCAGTGGGCGATCATGTTGGCAACCACAAGGTCGGCGATCTGGTCGGCGTCGGCTGCATCGTGGACAGTTGCCAGCATTGCGCCGAATGCGACGAAGGGCTGGAGAATTATTGCGACGGGATGATCTGCACCTATAACGCCCCTACTGCGGACGTGCCCGGTCACACGCTGGGCGGCTATTCGCAGCAGATCGTCGTGCATGAACGCTATGTGCTGAAAATCACCCACCCGGAAGAGCAGCTTGCCGCCGTGGCGCCCCTGCTTTGCGCGGGCATCACCACCTGGTCGCCGCTGCGCCATTGGGGTGCCGGGCCGGGTAAAAAGGTCGGGATCGTCGGCATCGGGGGCTTGGGGCATATGGGTGTCAAGCTGGCACATGCGATGGGCGCCCATGTGGTGGCCTTTACGACCTCGGACAGCAAGCGCGCGGATGCGCACGCGCTTGGGGCGGATGAGGTGGTCATCTCGCGCAATCCTGACGAGATGGCAGCCCATGCAAAAAGCTTCGACTTCATTCTGAACACCGTGGCCGCCCCGCATGATCTGGACGCGTTCCTGTCGCTTCTCAAACGCGACGGGACCATGGCGCTGGTCGGCGCGCCGGCGACACCGCATCCTTCGCCCAATGTGTTCAGTCTGATCTTGCGGCGCCGCAGCCTTGCCGGCTCGATGATCGGCGGCATCCCCGAGACGCAGGAAATGCTGGATTTTTGCGCGGAACACGGCATCACCTCCGATATCGAGATGATCCGCGCCGACGAGATCGAGGCCGCCTATGCAAGGATGCTCAAGGGCGATGTGAAATACCGCTTCGTGATGGACATCGCGACGATGGCCGCCTGA